From a single Fusobacterium pseudoperiodonticum genomic region:
- a CDS encoding AEC family transporter, which translates to MEAFITSIGSILSIVLLIALGYILKEKQWFSDSFSGNISKLIMNIALPASIFVSVLKYLTLKSLLSLTGALVYTFLSVIIGYIFAYILVKIINVPVGRKGTFINTVVNANTIFIGLPLNIALFGNQSLPYFLVYYVTNTVSTWAFGAILIGNDTNDKNKQGTTFDWKKLFPPPLLGFIVALVFLFLSIPVPAFVNSTLGYLGGIVTPLSLIYIGIVLHNAGLKSIKFDRDTIFALIGRFIFSPIVMLVLIKFASDILPLKELSAIEVKTFIVQSAAPALAVLPILVNEAKGDVEYATNVVTTSTLLFVIVIPIITTLLGGI; encoded by the coding sequence ATGGAAGCATTTATAACATCAATAGGAAGTATATTATCCATAGTTTTATTAATTGCTTTAGGATATATATTGAAAGAAAAACAATGGTTTAGTGATAGTTTTAGTGGAAATATATCTAAGTTGATTATGAATATTGCTTTACCAGCGTCTATTTTTGTATCTGTTTTGAAGTATTTGACATTAAAATCTTTATTATCTTTAACAGGTGCTTTAGTTTATACTTTTTTATCTGTAATAATTGGATATATTTTTGCATATATACTTGTAAAAATTATAAATGTTCCAGTTGGAAGAAAAGGGACTTTCATAAATACTGTTGTCAATGCAAATACAATTTTTATTGGACTACCATTAAATATTGCACTATTTGGAAATCAAAGTTTACCATATTTTTTAGTTTATTATGTTACAAACACAGTTTCAACCTGGGCATTTGGAGCAATACTAATTGGTAACGATACAAATGATAAAAATAAACAAGGAACAACCTTTGATTGGAAAAAGTTATTTCCACCTCCATTATTAGGTTTTATAGTAGCTTTAGTATTTTTATTCTTAAGTATACCTGTCCCTGCTTTTGTTAATTCTACATTAGGATATTTAGGAGGAATAGTTACACCACTATCTTTAATATATATAGGAATTGTTTTACATAATGCTGGACTAAAAAGTATAAAATTTGATAGAGATACAATATTTGCTCTCATAGGAAGATTTATCTTTTCACCAATTGTTATGCTTGTTTTAATAAAATTTGCTTCAGATATTCTACCATTAAAAGAGCTATCAGCAATAGAAGTGAAAACATTCATAGTACAGTCAGCTGCTCCAGCACTTGCAGTATTACCAATTTTAGTTAATGAGGCAAAGGGTGATGTAGAATATGCAACAAATGTAGTAACAACAAGTACATTATTATTTGTTATTGTGATTCCAATAATTACTACATTGTTGGGAGGAATATAA
- a CDS encoding YwqG family protein yields MDFKEIMLEMLNNVKKNEITIFTESNEDNEILNKSKIGGKPYLPKDFVWPYYQELPLSFLAQINLEEVKSLDKDNLLPDKGMLYFFYELETEEWGFKPENKGCSKVLYFEDTTNFSLIDFPEDMEDYNIVPEFKVNFKSNISYPSYENFEKLNENDVLLEKYKTLEGYDEFHDDFFDNYCDFYEEYMDGLESHTKLLGYPDVVQNSMEEECVEVTRDFDMEAIKASPKKYKEEIKKAAENWILLFQMDTVETDDYELMFGDSGHIYFWIKKEDLKNKSFDNVWLILQSC; encoded by the coding sequence ATGGATTTTAAAGAAATTATGTTAGAAATGTTAAATAATGTTAAAAAGAATGAAATTACTATTTTTACTGAATCTAATGAAGATAATGAAATCTTAAATAAAAGTAAGATTGGAGGTAAACCTTATCTTCCAAAAGACTTTGTTTGGCCTTACTATCAAGAACTTCCTTTATCTTTCTTAGCTCAAATCAATTTAGAAGAAGTTAAATCTTTAGACAAAGATAACTTACTTCCTGATAAAGGTATGCTATATTTTTTCTATGAATTAGAAACAGAAGAGTGGGGATTTAAACCTGAAAATAAAGGTTGCTCTAAAGTTCTTTATTTTGAAGATACAACTAATTTTTCATTAATTGACTTTCCTGAAGATATGGAAGACTATAATATAGTTCCTGAATTTAAAGTTAATTTTAAGTCAAATATTAGTTACCCTTCTTATGAAAATTTTGAAAAACTTAATGAAAACGATGTACTTTTAGAAAAATATAAAACATTAGAAGGATATGATGAATTTCATGATGATTTCTTTGATAATTATTGTGATTTCTATGAAGAATATATGGATGGTCTTGAAAGCCATACTAAATTACTTGGTTACCCTGATGTTGTTCAAAATTCAATGGAAGAAGAATGTGTAGAAGTAACAAGAGATTTTGATATGGAAGCTATTAAAGCTTCTCCTAAAAAATATAAAGAAGAAATCAAAAAGGCTGCTGAAAATTGGATTTTACTTTTTCAAATGGACACTGTTGAGACTGATGATTATGAATTGATGTTTGGAGATTCTGGACATATCTATTTTTGGATTAAAAAAGAAGATTTAAAAAATAAAAGCTTTGACAATGTTTGGCTAATTTTACAATCTTGTTAA
- the trkA gene encoding Trk system potassium transporter TrkA, with translation MKIVIVGAGKVGELLCRDLSLEGNDIILIEQDAKILEKILANNDIMGFVGSGVSYDAQMEAEVPKADVFIAVTEKDEINIIASVIAKKLGAKYTIARVRSTDYSSQLNFMTDSLGIDLVINPELEAAKDIKQNIDFPEALNVENFLDGRLKLVEFHIDEDSILDNVSLFDFKQKFFPNLLVCIIKRGDEVIIPSGNSVIKGDDRIYITGSNSEIIKFQDALGKDRRKIKSAFIIGAGIISHYLAEELLKDKIAVKIVEMNPKKANKFSEYLPNATIINADGSNEEILREENFQNYDSCISITGIDEVNMFISIYAKKIGIKKIITKLNKLSFVDILGENSFQSIITPKKIIADKIVRVVRSIANKKKNLIENFYRLENNTVEAIEILVNSDSKINNIPLKDLKIKKNLIIAYIVRNNVAIFPKGTDVINEGDRVIIITKESFFDDINNIVAE, from the coding sequence ATGAAGATAGTAATTGTTGGAGCAGGGAAGGTAGGAGAACTTCTTTGTCGTGATTTATCATTAGAAGGAAATGATATAATTTTAATTGAACAAGATGCAAAAATACTTGAGAAGATTTTAGCAAATAATGATATTATGGGATTTGTTGGTAGTGGAGTAAGCTATGATGCACAAATGGAAGCAGAAGTTCCAAAAGCTGATGTTTTCATAGCTGTTACTGAAAAAGATGAAATAAATATAATAGCCTCAGTTATAGCTAAAAAACTAGGAGCAAAATATACTATTGCTAGAGTAAGAAGTACAGATTATTCATCTCAACTTAATTTTATGACTGATTCTTTAGGAATAGACTTAGTTATAAATCCAGAGTTGGAAGCAGCAAAAGATATAAAACAAAATATAGATTTCCCAGAAGCATTAAATGTTGAAAATTTCTTAGATGGAAGATTAAAACTTGTTGAATTCCACATTGATGAGGATTCAATTTTAGATAATGTTTCACTTTTTGATTTTAAACAAAAATTTTTCCCTAATTTATTAGTTTGTATAATAAAAAGAGGAGATGAAGTAATAATACCTTCAGGAAATAGTGTTATCAAAGGTGACGATAGAATCTATATAACAGGAAGTAATAGTGAAATTATAAAATTCCAAGATGCACTTGGAAAAGATAGAAGAAAAATAAAATCAGCCTTTATAATAGGAGCTGGAATAATTAGTCATTATCTAGCTGAGGAACTTTTAAAAGATAAAATAGCAGTAAAAATAGTTGAAATGAATCCTAAAAAGGCAAATAAATTTAGTGAGTATTTACCAAATGCAACTATAATTAATGCTGATGGAAGTAATGAAGAAATTTTAAGAGAAGAAAACTTCCAAAATTATGATTCATGTATATCAATAACAGGTATAGATGAAGTAAATATGTTTATTTCAATTTATGCTAAGAAAATAGGTATAAAGAAAATTATTACTAAATTAAATAAATTATCTTTTGTTGATATCTTGGGAGAAAATAGTTTCCAATCTATAATAACTCCTAAAAAAATAATAGCAGATAAGATAGTTAGAGTAGTTCGTTCTATTGCAAATAAAAAGAAAAATTTAATAGAAAATTTCTATAGACTTGAAAATAATACAGTTGAAGCAATAGAAATTCTAGTAAATTCTGATAGTAAAATAAATAATATACCATTAAAAGATTTAAAAATTAAGAAAAACCTAATTATAGCATATATAGTTAGAAATAATGTAGCTATCTTCCCTAAAGGTACAGATGTTATAAATGAGGGAGATAGAGTAATAATAATTACAAAGGAAAGTTTCTTCGATGATATTAATAATATAGTTGCAGAATAG
- the thyA gene encoding thymidylate synthase, whose translation MKAKFDKIYKEIVDTIVEKGIWSEGNVRTKYADGTAAHYKSYIGYQFRLDNSGDEAHLITSRFAPSKAAIRELYWIWILQSNNVDVLNDLGCKFWDEWKQEDGTIGKAYGYQIAQETYGQKSQLHYVINELKKNPNSRRIMTEIWVPNELSEMALTPCVHLTQWSVIGNKLYLEVRQRSCDVALGLVANVFQYAVLHKLVALECGLEAADIIWNIHNMHIYDRHYDKLIKQVNGETFEPAKIKINNFKSIFDFKPDDVEIVDYKYGEKVNYEVAI comes from the coding sequence ATGAAAGCTAAGTTTGATAAAATATATAAAGAAATAGTTGATACTATCGTAGAAAAAGGAATTTGGAGTGAAGGAAATGTCAGAACAAAATATGCAGATGGAACAGCTGCACATTATAAAAGCTATATAGGTTATCAATTTAGACTTGATAATTCAGGTGATGAAGCACATTTAATAACTTCAAGATTTGCACCAAGTAAAGCAGCAATAAGAGAACTATATTGGATATGGATATTACAATCAAATAATGTAGATGTTTTAAATGACTTAGGTTGTAAGTTTTGGGACGAATGGAAGCAAGAAGATGGAACTATTGGAAAAGCCTATGGTTATCAAATAGCACAAGAAACTTATGGACAAAAATCTCAACTTCACTATGTTATAAATGAGCTTAAAAAAAATCCAAATAGTAGAAGAATTATGACAGAAATTTGGGTGCCTAATGAACTTTCTGAAATGGCATTAACACCTTGTGTACACTTAACACAATGGTCAGTGATTGGAAATAAATTGTATTTAGAAGTTAGACAAAGAAGTTGTGATGTAGCATTGGGGTTAGTTGCTAATGTATTCCAATATGCAGTTTTACATAAATTAGTAGCACTTGAATGTGGACTTGAAGCAGCAGATATAATATGGAATATTCATAATATGCATATCTATGACAGACATTATGATAAATTAATAAAGCAAGTTAATGGTGAAACATTTGAGCCTGCAAAAATTAAAATAAATAATTTTAAATCAATATTTGATTTTAAACCTGATGATGTTGAAATTGTTGACTATAAATATGGAGAGAAAGTTAACTATGAGGTGGCTATTTAA
- a CDS encoding malolactic enzyme: MAKKSYEVLNDPFLNKGTAFTKEERKELELTGLLPPQIQTIEEQAEQVYAQYKSKEPLINKRRFLMEIFDTNRTLFYYLFSQHVVEFMPIVYDPVIAENIENYSELFVNPQNAVYLSIDSPETIEESLRNATKDREIRLIVATDAEGILGIGDWGTNGVDISVGKLMVYTAAAGIDPKSVLPVVLDAGTNRETLLEDKLYLGNRHKRVYGDKYYDFVDKFVQTAEKLFPRLYLHFEDFGRSNAANVLHKYWKTYPVFNDDIQGTGIITLAGILGALKISGEKLTDQRYMCFGAGTAGAGIADRIYQEMLQQGLSENEARNRFYLVDKQGLLFDDMDDLTPEQKPFARKRTEFNNANELTNLEAAVKAVRPTILVGTSTQPNTFTETIVKEMASYTARPIIFPLSNPTKLAEATAENLIKWTEGKALVATGIPADPVEYNGVTYEIGQANNALIYPALGLGAIASTAKLMTNEMISKAAHSLGGIVDTTKPGAATLPPVSKLTEFSQRVAEAVGQCALDQKLNREDITDIKEAIEKIKWTPKY; this comes from the coding sequence ATGGCAAAGAAATCTTATGAAGTATTAAATGACCCATTTTTAAACAAAGGAACAGCTTTCACGAAGGAAGAAAGAAAAGAACTAGAATTAACTGGACTACTACCACCACAAATTCAAACAATTGAGGAACAAGCAGAACAAGTATATGCACAATACAAAAGTAAAGAACCTCTAATAAACAAAAGAAGATTTTTAATGGAAATTTTTGACACAAATAGAACTTTGTTTTATTACTTGTTCAGTCAACATGTAGTTGAATTTATGCCAATAGTATACGATCCAGTTATAGCTGAAAATATAGAAAATTATAGTGAGCTGTTTGTAAATCCACAAAATGCAGTATATTTGTCAATAGACTCTCCTGAAACAATTGAAGAATCTTTAAGAAATGCAACAAAAGATAGAGAAATAAGACTTATAGTTGCAACTGATGCAGAAGGTATTTTAGGAATTGGAGATTGGGGAACTAATGGAGTTGACATTTCTGTTGGAAAGTTAATGGTCTATACAGCAGCAGCTGGTATAGATCCTAAGTCAGTTTTACCAGTTGTTTTAGATGCAGGAACAAATCGTGAAACTTTACTTGAAGACAAACTATATTTAGGAAATCGTCATAAAAGAGTTTATGGAGATAAATACTATGATTTTGTAGATAAATTTGTTCAAACTGCTGAAAAACTATTCCCTAGACTATATCTGCACTTTGAAGATTTTGGTCGTTCAAATGCAGCTAATGTTTTACATAAATATTGGAAAACTTATCCTGTATTTAATGATGATATTCAAGGAACAGGAATAATTACATTAGCAGGAATTTTAGGAGCATTAAAAATTTCTGGAGAAAAATTAACTGATCAAAGATATATGTGTTTTGGAGCAGGAACAGCAGGAGCAGGAATAGCAGATCGTATATATCAAGAAATGTTACAACAAGGTTTATCTGAAAATGAAGCTCGTAATAGATTTTATTTAGTTGACAAACAAGGACTTTTGTTTGACGATATGGATGATTTAACACCAGAACAAAAACCATTTGCTCGTAAAAGAACTGAATTTAATAATGCAAATGAATTAACAAATCTAGAAGCAGCAGTTAAGGCAGTTAGACCAACTATTTTAGTTGGAACTTCTACTCAACCAAATACTTTTACAGAAACAATAGTAAAAGAAATGGCTTCATATACAGCAAGACCTATTATATTTCCATTGAGTAATCCAACAAAATTAGCAGAAGCAACTGCTGAAAATTTAATTAAATGGACAGAAGGGAAGGCACTAGTTGCAACAGGTATTCCTGCTGATCCAGTTGAATACAATGGAGTAACTTATGAAATAGGACAAGCTAATAATGCTTTAATATATCCAGCACTTGGATTAGGAGCAATAGCTTCAACAGCTAAATTAATGACAAATGAAATGATATCAAAAGCTGCTCACTCATTGGGAGGAATTGTTGATACAACAAAACCAGGAGCAGCTACATTACCACCAGTATCAAAACTAACAGAATTTTCTCAAAGAGTTGCTGAAGCTGTTGGACAATGTGCATTAGATCAAAAATTAAATAGAGAAGACATAACTGATATAAAAGAAGCTATTGAAAAAATTAAGTGGACACCAAAATATTAA
- a CDS encoding CCA tRNA nucleotidyltransferase, producing MNKVSINNFSEIEIEILRKLNKYGKGYIVGGSIRDILLGLKPKDIDFTTNIPYETLKDLFSEYNPKETGKAFGVLRIRVNEIDYEIAKFREDNYEEKDGLKIVPEDNKVDFVDDIKEDLARRDFSINAMAYNEADGIVDLYNGQKDIENKIINFVGNAEERIIEDPLRILRAFRFMSRLGFSLSENTIEAIKKQKDLLRSIPEERITTEFSKLLLGENVKNTLTAMKDTGVLELIIPEFKATYDFEQHNPHHNLDLFNHIISVVSKVPADLELRYTALLHDIAKPLVQTFDENGIAHYKTHEIVGADMARDILTRLKLPVKLIDTVEDIIKKHMILYRDVTDKKFNKLLSEMGYDNLLRLIEHCNADNSSKNNEVVNPENDLHERLKRAVEKQMQVTVNDLALNGKDLIDMGFKGTEIGKIKGELLDKYLSEEIPNEKEAMLAYVKEKYLK from the coding sequence ATGAATAAAGTTTCTATAAATAATTTTAGTGAGATAGAAATAGAAATATTAAGAAAACTTAATAAATATGGTAAGGGCTATATAGTTGGAGGATCTATAAGGGATATATTACTTGGATTAAAGCCAAAGGATATAGACTTTACAACAAATATTCCTTATGAAACTTTAAAAGATTTATTCAGTGAATATAATCCAAAGGAAACAGGTAAGGCTTTTGGAGTTTTAAGGATAAGAGTTAATGAGATAGATTATGAAATTGCTAAGTTTAGAGAAGATAATTATGAAGAAAAAGATGGCTTAAAAATAGTTCCAGAAGATAATAAAGTAGATTTTGTAGATGATATAAAAGAAGACTTAGCAAGAAGAGATTTTTCAATAAATGCTATGGCATATAATGAAGCCGATGGAATAGTAGATTTATATAATGGTCAAAAAGATATAGAAAATAAAATAATAAATTTTGTTGGTAATGCTGAAGAAAGAATAATAGAAGATCCACTTCGTATATTGAGAGCTTTTAGATTTATGTCAAGACTAGGTTTTTCTTTATCTGAAAATACTATTGAAGCAATAAAAAAGCAAAAAGATTTACTTAGAAGTATTCCAGAAGAAAGAATTACTACGGAATTTAGTAAATTATTATTGGGAGAAAATGTAAAAAATACATTGACTGCAATGAAAGATACGGGAGTATTAGAACTTATAATTCCTGAATTTAAAGCTACTTATGATTTTGAACAACATAATCCACATCATAATTTAGATTTATTCAATCATATTATAAGTGTGGTAAGTAAAGTTCCTGCTGATTTAGAATTAAGATATACAGCACTTTTACATGATATAGCAAAGCCACTTGTTCAAACTTTTGATGAAAATGGCATAGCTCACTATAAAACTCATGAAATAGTTGGAGCTGATATGGCAAGAGATATCTTAACTAGATTAAAATTACCTGTGAAATTAATAGATACTGTGGAAGATATAATAAAAAAGCATATGATCTTATATAGAGATGTCACAGATAAAAAATTTAATAAATTATTATCTGAAATGGGTTATGATAACTTATTAAGACTTATAGAACATTGTAATGCTGATAATAGTTCAAAAAATAATGAGGTTGTAAATCCAGAAAATGATTTACATGAAAGATTAAAAAGAGCAGTTGAAAAGCAAATGCAAGTTACTGTAAATGATTTAGCATTAAATGGAAAAGACTTAATAGATATGGGATTTAAAGGGACTGAAATTGGAAAAATTAAAGGTGAATTATTAGATAAATATTTATCTGAAGAAATTCCAAATGAAAAAGAAGCAATGTTAGCTTATGTAAAAGAAAAATATTTAAAATAA
- a CDS encoding dihydrofolate reductase gives MEKKYYKNLKMIVCVGKDNLIGDRTPDENSNGMLWHIKEELMYFKERTIGNTVLFGGTTAKYVPVELMRKNREVIVLHRTMDVPKLIEDLTLENKTIFVAGGYSIYKYFLDNFEIDEIFLSTIKDSVEVKEAVEPLYLPNVEEYGYKVVEKKEYDEFIAYVYKK, from the coding sequence ATGGAAAAGAAATATTATAAAAATCTAAAAATGATAGTTTGTGTTGGAAAAGATAATTTAATTGGAGATAGAACTCCTGATGAAAATAGTAATGGTATGTTATGGCATATAAAAGAAGAATTGATGTATTTCAAAGAAAGAACAATAGGAAACACAGTTCTATTCGGAGGAACTACAGCTAAATATGTTCCTGTTGAGCTTATGAGAAAAAATAGGGAAGTGATAGTTCTTCATAGAACTATGGACGTACCTAAGTTGATTGAAGATTTAACTCTAGAAAATAAGACTATTTTTGTTGCTGGAGGATATAGCATATATAAATACTTTCTAGATAATTTTGAAATAGATGAAATATTTTTATCAACAATAAAAGATAGTGTAGAAGTTAAAGAAGCAGTTGAACCTTTATATCTTCCAAATGTTGAAGAATATGGGTATAAGGTAGTAGAAAAGAAAGAGTATGATGAATTTATAGCTTATGTTTATAAAAAATAG
- a CDS encoding nitroreductase: MNEVLKAIKERRSIRKYKSDMLPKEIIDQVIESGLFAASGKGQQSPIIISVTNKELRNKLSRMNCEIGGWKEGFDPFFNAPVVLVVLAPKDWANKAYDGSLVMGNMMLAAHALNIGSCWINRARQEFETEEGKEILKSLGIEGEYEGIGHCILGYVDGEYPSVPARKANRVYYVD, from the coding sequence ATGAATGAAGTTTTAAAAGCAATTAAAGAAAGAAGAAGTATCAGAAAATATAAAAGTGATATGTTACCAAAAGAAATTATTGATCAAGTTATTGAAAGTGGACTTTTTGCAGCAAGTGGGAAAGGTCAACAATCTCCTATTATTATCTCAGTAACAAATAAAGAACTTCGTAATAAATTATCAAGAATGAATTGTGAAATTGGAGGATGGAAAGAAGGTTTTGATCCATTTTTCAATGCACCTGTTGTATTGGTAGTTTTAGCTCCAAAAGATTGGGCGAATAAAGCATATGATGGAAGTCTTGTTATGGGGAATATGATGTTAGCTGCTCATGCTTTAAATATAGGAAGTTGTTGGATAAATAGAGCAAGACAAGAATTTGAAACCGAAGAAGGAAAAGAAATTTTAAAATCTCTTGGAATTGAAGGAGAATATGAAGGAATAGGACATTGTATTTTAGGTTATGTAGATGGAGAATATCCAAGTGTTCCAGCAAGAAAAGCAAATCGTGTTTACTATGTTGATTAA